Within Armatimonadia bacterium, the genomic segment CGCCGCGTGCGCTCCGAACTGTTTCAATCCACGCCCCCGCATGGGGGGCGACACGCATCGGTAGCGGGCGGAAGGTTGGCGGCGAGGTTTCAATCCACGCCCCCGCATGGGGGGCGACGCTGGCTGAGTTCGTGGCGCTGGTGTCCTGCGCGGTTTCAATCCACGCCCCCGCATGGGGGGCGACGTAGGCTGACCATGGTGACGACGCCGGGCGTGACGTTTCAATCCACGCCCCCGCATGGGGGGCGACATGCCCTGGCCTTCGGCCGCCATCCCCCAGGGCGAGTTTCAATCCACGCCCCCGCATGGGGGGCGACGCAAGAAGGCCCGCGCCTGCGGATTGTCGAGTTTGTTTCAATCCACGCCCCCGCATGGGGGGCGACATCATCTCCCCTATCCCCTGAGCGACAGGGCCTCCGGGAGAGCTTTCCGCGAACCTCTCCGCCACAACACCTCCTACGCACAACAACCTGACACCATATGACACCCAGGACGCCGGAACCCGCCGTACTACGCCTCCGCGAACCTCCCTGGGAAACTCTGGGCACTTGACGTTCGCGTACATTGCCGTGCCCCCTCCCGAGGCCCGACACGACGCTTTCCTCCGCCGTCAACCGGCCGCTGCTACAGAATCAGCGGGCCCTCCGGGTCCCACGAGGCCTTCGCCCCAACATGCTCCACGCGTCGCCGCCAGTTCGCCCCCAGGAAATAGAAGCGCAGACTGTCGGTGGCCTCGTCAATCTCCTCCACAAGCTCCGCCCGCAGTTCGGCCCACTGCGCCGGGTCCACCAGGCACTCGAACAGCGAGAACTGCACCCGCTGTCCGTAATCCTGACACAGCTTCGCGACATGACGAAGCCTGCGACGTCCCTCAGCCGTCTCTGTGGATACATCATAGCCGACCAGCACCATCACCTTCAACCCATCTCCTCTCGTCCAGGACCGTCGGCGCCTATTTCCACAGGAAGGGAGGATAGGCGTCGAGGTCACCGCGCAGGTAGCGAGCCAGAAGCATCGCCTGCACATGTGAGATCAGCCCGACCGGGATCTTCTCCCCCAGGAAGGGGTGCTCGATCTCCTCCTGCTTGCGGCTCTGGTAGGCTGTCAGGACCACCTTGCGAGTGGCGTCGTCCATCTGCACCGCACCGGTCTCGGTCACCTCAAAACCCTCGGGCCGCACCTGCCAGCGGTTGATCAGTGACAACACCAAGCGGTCGGCGACGAAGGACCGCTGCTCCTCCATCAGGTCCAGCGCCAGACCTGGACGCCCCGGCCGGTCACGGTGGAGGAATCCCACGGCAGGATCCAGTCCCACGCACTCCAGGGCCGCAGCCGTGTCATGGACCAGGAGCGAGTAGAGGAAGGAGAGCAGCGCATTCACGCGGTCGAGCGGCGGGCGACGGTTGCGGTAGCTGAAGTGGAACTCGTCCTTCTGCGCCGTGATCAGGTGGTCGAAGGCTGAGAAGTAAGCGCGAGCCGCCTCGCCCTCGTAGCCGCGCGCTGTGTCCACTGAGACAGGCTGCGCCAGCGCCTTCAGCACGAGACGCAGCCGTTCCCCGGCCTCGGCAATCTGCTGCGTGCCGGGAGACTGGGGATGGTCACGGACCGCCCGCTGCAGGACAGCGCGGGCGTTGGCGACCTTCCCCAGGAGCAGGTCGCGGGTGACCTCCGCGGCGGCCTCGGGATGATCGGCCCGGCGGTACTGCTCGCGGCGCAGGAGAACGTTGCCGGATACCGGGCCCTGCACGCGAGCCCAGTACCGACCATAGCTGCTCAGGAAGGAGATGGCGATTCCGTTCTGGGCGCACAGGCCCATGAGCTGTGGGCTGCAACCGACGCGACCGAAGCACACGATTCCGCACAGGCCCCGCACCGGTACCCGCAGCTTGACCTCGCCCTCATGTCGCACAACTACCGTCTCATTCTCCCGCGCCAGGTAGGTGCCCGGCGTCGTTATGTAGAGCGTGTTCAAGAGTCGCTTCAAATCGGCGGGTCCTCCTCCTTCAGGGCGGTGTCCAGGATGCTCTGCACATAGCGTGAGGCCCGATGTGATCTGCCGGTCGTCGCAGGGAGGCACTGGTCGGACATTGAGCAACCGCGGCACCTGGGTGACTTGACGGGCTCTGGTGTGATGCCGTCGGTGAGCATCTGCCGGAGCTGCATCGCCAACTGCTCGACACGGCTGCGGAGGGCCTCGTCGAAGTCGACCTCCAGGCGGCGGCGCGGCTGTCCGTAGTACATGGCGCCCCGCTGGAGGATCACGCCCAGCATCTCCTCCAGGCACAGCGCCTGAGCGCAGAGCTGGACGAGGTCGCAGTCATCGGACTTGGGCTTGCCGCGCTTGTACTCGACAGGGAAGGGCTGCCAGAGTCCTGACAGCCCTTCCAGGTGTACGCCTTGGTCTGAGCAGTTGTCGGGCACGCGGTGGAACTCGACCACGTCGCACTGACCGGCGAGGCCTAGGCGGAGAGACCGGAGGCGAAGGCCCCGGGCAATTCGCAGGTCGCACCGGCTCTCGGTCCCGGGCTCGTGGGCCTGATCATGGAGTTGCTTGCCCTGGACGGTGAGGCGGTTCTCCGCCCACAGGCCCTCGACGTGAAGGAGGGCGCATTGGCGTGGGCAGAAGGCCAGATGCTGGAGCGCCGAGATGGGCAGGAGTTCCTCGTCGTCATACATGGTCGGGTCCTCCGCGTATGTCTCCCTGAGTCCACACCCCGCATGGGGGGGGACGAAGGACTTGCACACAAGTGCCTACACGTCGAACTGCTTCAGCTCCACGCCGGGGTACTTGGCGAGGGCCTCCTGATCGATGGTGACGTCGTAGTCGGAGAAGCTGCGCGGCGCCGTGACGTCATCGCGCCTGGTGACGTGCACGGCATCGAAGAGCCGGTGTGCCGGGGCACAGCCGAGCTTCGCTTGCTGAGCGCGCTGGGTCGCGTCGGAGTCGGTGCCGACGTGCTTGAACACGAAGAGCCCGCGGCAGGACATGAGGCCCTTGCTGGCCGAGCGGTCGTGCTCGTACATGTTCAGGAGCGACTCCCAGAGCAGTTCCAGGTCGCCCTCGGAGAAGCCGGTACCCTCGGCGAGATGGGCGCTGAGGAAGCCCCGAGCGGCGTAGAGGCCGTAGGGGATGAGGCTCTTGCGGCCCATGGTGCGGAGCTTGTCCTCGGGCTGCTCGTTCTCCCAATCGAGGTACTCCTGACTGGTTTTCGCACCCTTGACATCCTGGGCCACGGCCATCCGGGTGATGGAGATGTCCAGCGGCACCACGGGGTCAAGGGAGCGGGCGAAGGCGAACTGCACCGGTCCGCGCACCTGGCCGGCATTGGGGCCGGTGCTCATGACCGCGCCGAAGGTACGTACGTCGTAGAAGTTCCGGCACATCCAGTCACGGGCGAGAGCGACCTTGGCCTTCCCGGCGCTGGAGGTACCCTCGGCCTCATCCTCGCCGTTCTCTGCCTTCTTGGCGGTCTTCTTGGCCGCGCTCTTCCCGGCCGGGTCGAAGCCGCCATCGGTCTTCTCATGGGCCTCGACGATACGGCGATTGAGGTTGGTGGCGTGCTCAACGAAGATGGCGTAGGGCATCTCGTTGCCGCGGGCGATCTGCACGTAGTTGCGCACCCGGCGCTTGAGCGCAACGTCGGACACGAGGCCATGGAGATCCTCGGGGTCAATCCGCGGGGCATTGGCGGCGTCGGGATCGCCGTTGGGATTGCCGTTCTCGCAGTCGAACAGGTACAGGAACTCGTAGCGGTTCTTGATGGCCTCGGACATGTTAGTCGTCCCCCTTCGGGTTGGTGGTGGTATCGGCGGCCTTGTCATCGGTCTTCTTGGTGCGCAGGTCGGCGAGTTGCTGGTAGTAGCCGAGGGCGAAAAGGCTCTGCTCCTCGAGGTCGAGGGTGCGCGGAGCGCCGTCGCCAAGGCGGCTCCAGATCTGCGACAGCGCGGACTCATACCAGTAGGTCAGGCCACCCTCGAGCTTGTTGAGGTGGAACTGGCTGGAGCGTGCGAGACGCCCCAGGACCAGGGCGGGTGTGGCACTGGCGGCGGCGTAGTAGCGCTGCACAACGCCGGCGCCCACGTCTCCGAGGGCGGCATGCTGCAGGGCTGCGTAGACCGCCATCAGCCTTCCGCAGTGGTAGGCAAGGCTGGGGTGCTCCTCGTTCAGGTAGGGCTTGAGTGCTTGCGCCATTACGTCGTCTCCCTTCGAGCGGTGTGCACGCAGGTGATAGGCTCTGAGCAGGCCCATGCGGGCGTGATTCGGAACGGCGTCGTTGAGAATGTCCAGGCGGACCCGAGCCAGGGCCTGCGCATGGGCAGACCGGGGGATCGGCTCGCAGTGGAGAGCTGAGCGCCACACACGGCTAACCATGGGCGCTGCGAGGTCGTCGAGTTCGCGGACGGTCGCAGACAGGACCGCAAGGAACTTCGGGCAAGGAGCGAGGGCATTGCCACCGGCGCGATGGACGATCGCCAGATCGTCGAACCAGGCGGCGATGTTCTCGACGAGCTCGGCGAAACTGCCCTCCATCCAGTCGCGGACCATCACGCGGCCAGCGGCACCCGAGAGGGTTAGCGCGTTGTAGCGGTTGTCGGCGAGGTCGGGGCGCTCTCCGTCGCGGATGGCCGTGAGGAGCTCATGGGCACGATGCTGAGCGTTGGCCTCCTCGCGGCGCTGCTGCTGGGCCTGCCGCTTCGCTGCGGGCGAATCCTCACCGTTCTCCGCGGGGTTGGTGAGCATCTGCACCGGGTTGTCCTCGTCCGCCACGGGCTTCGCGAACCAGTAGGCGACCTTAGCCCCGGCCAGACGCTCGGAGTGTTTGGCCAGGAGGTCATTGAGGGCGTCACGGTAGGCGGTGGCGTCCTCGACGGAGACGGCGCAGTTGGCGGACTGGGACAGGCCGTAGGAAGTGAAGGCGTCCTTGTCAAAGCCGATGAGCGGAGAACCCATGGAGGAGCCACCGACATCGGCGAGACCGGTGATCTTCGGGTGAGTCGGCGCGGGGCTAGTCAGCTCTCCGGAGACGAAGCTGCGCATGGAAGAATCGCCAGCGGACCGTCTCTTGGCACCGTTCGCCGAGCCGCCGGAGAGGGTCTTGCGGAAGCTGCGCCACCAGTCATACCAGGCCGTCGACTCAACGGGGAAGGCGCCGCCGATGCGAAAGGTGACCTTCTCGTTCGGCTTAGCCTTCTGCTCGGCGAGCCGCTCCTGGACCTGCTGCAAGGAGGCGGGGTCGTCGAGGTAGTCGGCGACGTTCTCCAGCTCCGGCAGGACGGCACTTGCCTGGCGCAGCAGGTAGAGGAAGTAGGCGTGCTTCGCCAGGTTCTTGGGATCCTGCGCCTTGTCGCCGAGAAGCGCGACCACCTCGGTCGTGTCGATGAGGAAGTGGCTCTTGGTTACGCCGCCCGCCTTCATCTGACTGAAGCCCATCTCGGGACAGCGGGTGAACTCGCGGCCGGGGTTGCGCTTGGCCGTGGTGTCACCCAACTCCACGACGGATAAGCCATCGCCGGAAGAGGCGAAGACAATGGCCCACTTGACGGTCTTGGTGGTGAAGCCGGGCTCGGACCCCGGCAGGTGATCCTTGGCGTACTCCACAAGCTGCTTCAGCACCGGCCCTCACCGCCTTCGACCTTGAGCACGGCGGCGCTGTCGTAGTCGGGAACCTGGAGGACACCGCTGCTGAGACGCGCATCGAAGAGGCTGATCCGCGCCGGGCTCTCCCAGGTGCCGGGACGGGAGAGGTCAAAGACATCGTAGAGCATCCAGCCCAGGTCGCCGTCCCAGTCGACGGGCGACACGCCCTCGGCACCGGGCTCCACCAACTCGAAGTAAGCGGGGAACTCGCGGCATCCGAAGTAGGGCTGGTAGATGCACTTGCCATGCCCGGCACGACGGCGGAACTGTGCCTCCAGAGCTTGTTGGCGCTCCTCGAAGCCGGGCCAGGGGCGCATCTCGGCGTGGAGGCGATAGCGAACGTGCCTGAGCGCCATGGTCTGCCGCTGGGTGCGGCCCTTGGCGTCCGTTCCGAGGAAACTCTTGTCGGCGTCGGCGAAGATCGGCTGCGGTTCCTCCCTGCCCGAGGCCCACTGCGCAACCGTGCGGTCAGAGGGTCCCTTCTCCTTCACCTCGTTGCGCCGAAGAGCGATGTAGCTGGGACTGAAGGACGAGTGAGGCTTCTCCTGGCTATCCCAGGGCAGCACCTCGACCGCCGTGATCTGCCAGCGGAACTCGGCCTCTCTGCCGTAGCGGTTCGGCTTGCAGTAGATGGCGTCGTAGATGCCCCGCGCTGCGGAGGGCGTGATGATGGGGTAGCTGAAGCGCTCCACTTTGAGCTCAGGGCGGGTGAAGCAGGCCAGATCGCCCCACACTTCAAGAACCTGGTCTTTGGGTGTCACGAGCTTTCCTCCCATCCTCTGGATTCAGAATCCCAAGTACTTCCCGGACTCGGGCTCGAGGAGACCGCGTAGGTCGTCGTAGCCCTCGGGACCGGTGTAGATGAACCAGTCATCGGCGTATTCCCCCTTTCGTCCGCCACGGATCGGCACGGGCTCAAGTCCGTCGGCGAGCGGGCCGCGGGTGCGATTGGGATAGACGCCCACGGTGTAGGGCCTGGCCCGCTGGATCAGCGCGCGGCTTAGTCCGTCACGGCGTAACTCATCAGCGATTGGTACGGAGATCTGAGGCTCATAGGGCACGAGCACATTGACCGTATCCTGCTCGATGACACGGTAGCGTTCGGAGACCTGGACGAAGTCCTGGCGGAAGACGGCGTTGAGCAGAGAGTCCTTGTCCTGGAGCTGTCGATCGACATTGGCGACGTCCTGCAGGTCGTACAGCAAGCGGTAGTAGCTCTCGAAGAGACCGGGGTCAGCGAGGTCCATCCCCTCTGCCCCACGGCCCATCAGCACCGTCTCGGCGGCACCGGCGGCCTGACCGTATCCGCCACCCGGGTAGAGCCCCCGTCCGTCATCCTCCGGGAAGAACAGGTGCACGGTGCCGAGGTCAAGCCTTCCGTTGCGGTTGCAGCGCCCCGCGGCCTGAGCGATGGCATCCAGCGGTCCCCAGGCGCGATACAGGAGCGGGAAGTCGAGGTCGACGCCCGCCTCAACGCACTGCGTGGAGATGAGATGACAGGGGAGTCCGTCGCTGAGGCGCTGACGGATCTGCTCCAGGACTCGCGCACGGTGAGCAGGGCACATGCTGGTCGAGAGATGGCACAGGTCAGGCGACTCCAACTGCGAGGACAGGGCCTCAAGCAGCGCCTGGGCATGGCGCTTGAGGTTGACGATACACAGCACCTGCGGCACCTGCGCCAGCTCCCCGGCAAGGGTCTCCCAGGAGGGGCGCTGGTCGCTACGCTGCGGCCACTCGATGTGAGTTCGGCGGGCACGTCCGAAGAGGTCCAGCTCCGCGGGCACGATCTCCCGGGGCTGCCAGCCGGAATCGGCGAACCACTCGACCGCTTCGTTGAGGTGCGTGAAGGCCGGCTGGGTGGCGGTCGAGAAGACCACACTGGCGCTGTAGCGCTCGGTGAGGTGGGAAAGAGTTGCCAGCGTAGGGACCGCCAGGGAGCTGCCGAGCGTCTGGACTTCGTCGAAGAGGATGACGCTCCCGGCCAGACGGTGGAGCTTGCGGCAAGCGCGAGAGCGATTGGCGAAGAGGGACTCCAGGAACTGAACGCTGGTCGTGATGACGATGGGCGCGTCCCAGTTCTGGGCCAGCAGGCGGGCGGAGTTGTCCTGCTCGTCGGAGGGCCGGCCGTCCGATCTGCCGTCGCGGGTGCCGGCGAGACTGTGGTCCTCAAGCAGGTAGCGGTCGAGCTCCTGTGGCGCGAGAACCTGCGAGAGGACCTTGCGGTACTCGGCCACGGTCTGGTCGATGATGCTTAAGTAGGGGATGACCATGACGATGCGGCGCAGGCCGTGAGTCAGGGCGTGCCGGAGTGCGAAGGCGAGCATGCTGAGGGTCTTGCCCGACCCCGTGGGAGCGGAGAGAGTGAAGCAGCCCTGCGGACCCTTGGCGGCCTTGAGGCAGGCTTCCAGTAG encodes:
- the cas2 gene encoding CRISPR-associated endonuclease Cas2 — encoded protein: MMVLVGYDVSTETAEGRRRLRHVAKLCQDYGQRVQFSLFECLVDPAQWAELRAELVEEIDEATDSLRFYFLGANWRRRVEHVGAKASWDPEGPLIL
- the cas1c gene encoding type I-C CRISPR-associated endonuclease Cas1c gives rise to the protein MKRLLNTLYITTPGTYLARENETVVVRHEGEVKLRVPVRGLCGIVCFGRVGCSPQLMGLCAQNGIAISFLSSYGRYWARVQGPVSGNVLLRREQYRRADHPEAAAEVTRDLLLGKVANARAVLQRAVRDHPQSPGTQQIAEAGERLRLVLKALAQPVSVDTARGYEGEAARAYFSAFDHLITAQKDEFHFSYRNRRPPLDRVNALLSFLYSLLVHDTAAALECVGLDPAVGFLHRDRPGRPGLALDLMEEQRSFVADRLVLSLINRWQVRPEGFEVTETGAVQMDDATRKVVLTAYQSRKQEEIEHPFLGEKIPVGLISHVQAMLLARYLRGDLDAYPPFLWK
- the cas4 gene encoding CRISPR-associated protein Cas4, which encodes MYDDEELLPISALQHLAFCPRQCALLHVEGLWAENRLTVQGKQLHDQAHEPGTESRCDLRIARGLRLRSLRLGLAGQCDVVEFHRVPDNCSDQGVHLEGLSGLWQPFPVEYKRGKPKSDDCDLVQLCAQALCLEEMLGVILQRGAMYYGQPRRRLEVDFDEALRSRVEQLAMQLRQMLTDGITPEPVKSPRCRGCSMSDQCLPATTGRSHRASRYVQSILDTALKEEDPPI
- the cas7c gene encoding type I-C CRISPR-associated protein Cas7/Csd2 — translated: MSEAIKNRYEFLYLFDCENGNPNGDPDAANAPRIDPEDLHGLVSDVALKRRVRNYVQIARGNEMPYAIFVEHATNLNRRIVEAHEKTDGGFDPAGKSAAKKTAKKAENGEDEAEGTSSAGKAKVALARDWMCRNFYDVRTFGAVMSTGPNAGQVRGPVQFAFARSLDPVVPLDISITRMAVAQDVKGAKTSQEYLDWENEQPEDKLRTMGRKSLIPYGLYAARGFLSAHLAEGTGFSEGDLELLWESLLNMYEHDRSASKGLMSCRGLFVFKHVGTDSDATQRAQQAKLGCAPAHRLFDAVHVTRRDDVTAPRSFSDYDVTIDQEALAKYPGVELKQFDV
- the cas8c gene encoding type I-C CRISPR-associated protein Cas8c/Csd1; translation: MLKQLVEYAKDHLPGSEPGFTTKTVKWAIVFASSGDGLSVVELGDTTAKRNPGREFTRCPEMGFSQMKAGGVTKSHFLIDTTEVVALLGDKAQDPKNLAKHAYFLYLLRQASAVLPELENVADYLDDPASLQQVQERLAEQKAKPNEKVTFRIGGAFPVESTAWYDWWRSFRKTLSGGSANGAKRRSAGDSSMRSFVSGELTSPAPTHPKITGLADVGGSSMGSPLIGFDKDAFTSYGLSQSANCAVSVEDATAYRDALNDLLAKHSERLAGAKVAYWFAKPVADEDNPVQMLTNPAENGEDSPAAKRQAQQQRREEANAQHRAHELLTAIRDGERPDLADNRYNALTLSGAAGRVMVRDWMEGSFAELVENIAAWFDDLAIVHRAGGNALAPCPKFLAVLSATVRELDDLAAPMVSRVWRSALHCEPIPRSAHAQALARVRLDILNDAVPNHARMGLLRAYHLRAHRSKGDDVMAQALKPYLNEEHPSLAYHCGRLMAVYAALQHAALGDVGAGVVQRYYAAASATPALVLGRLARSSQFHLNKLEGGLTYWYESALSQIWSRLGDGAPRTLDLEEQSLFALGYYQQLADLRTKKTDDKAADTTTNPKGDD
- the cas5c gene encoding type I-C CRISPR-associated protein Cas5c translates to MTPKDQVLEVWGDLACFTRPELKVERFSYPIITPSAARGIYDAIYCKPNRYGREAEFRWQITAVEVLPWDSQEKPHSSFSPSYIALRRNEVKEKGPSDRTVAQWASGREEPQPIFADADKSFLGTDAKGRTQRQTMALRHVRYRLHAEMRPWPGFEERQQALEAQFRRRAGHGKCIYQPYFGCREFPAYFELVEPGAEGVSPVDWDGDLGWMLYDVFDLSRPGTWESPARISLFDARLSSGVLQVPDYDSAAVLKVEGGEGRC
- a CDS encoding CRISPR-associated endonuclease Cas3'' translates to MTYLAHSENAYEHTQSLSDHLTSVADLAAQFAAAWGGGDLAHLAGLLHDLGKYGDLFQARLEGREKHIDHWSAGATALSEHFGEAGLAAAVAVQGHHLGLQQAEEASLKPDRLHQPHPPEFRLSAPSLEELLGRFAADDLALPEQPPESTYSGLDGAAAAAMLDLRMLYSCLVDADGLDTEAHCNGTADGAKQYREAGPTLDAERDLKVLLSHIERLASKSQATEKVNELRADLLEACLKAAKGPQGCFTLSAPTGSGKTLSMLAFALRHALTHGLRRIVMVIPYLSIIDQTVAEYRKVLSQVLAPQELDRYLLEDHSLAGTRDGRSDGRPSDEQDNSARLLAQNWDAPIVITTSVQFLESLFANRSRACRKLHRLAGSVILFDEVQTLGSSLAVPTLATLSHLTERYSASVVFSTATQPAFTHLNEAVEWFADSGWQPREIVPAELDLFGRARRTHIEWPQRSDQRPSWETLAGELAQVPQVLCIVNLKRHAQALLEALSSQLESPDLCHLSTSMCPAHRARVLEQIRQRLSDGLPCHLISTQCVEAGVDLDFPLLYRAWGPLDAIAQAAGRCNRNGRLDLGTVHLFFPEDDGRGLYPGGGYGQAAGAAETVLMGRGAEGMDLADPGLFESYYRLLYDLQDVANVDRQLQDKDSLLNAVFRQDFVQVSERYRVIEQDTVNVLVPYEPQISVPIADELRRDGLSRALIQRARPYTVGVYPNRTRGPLADGLEPVPIRGGRKGEYADDWFIYTGPEGYDDLRGLLEPESGKYLGF